In Aequorivita sp. H23M31, a single window of DNA contains:
- a CDS encoding sodium:solute symporter has protein sequence MQPLHILFLILAYFSLLILISLLTNRGGSNADFFKAGKQSPWYLVAFGMIGASLSGVTFISVPGWVEASKFSYFQVVLGYVVGYAVIGTVLLPLYYRLNLTSIYTYLNGRFGNASYKTGASFFLLSRIVGASFRLYLIAVVLQNLIFDDLQIPFWVTVTITILLIWLYTFKSGIKTIVWTDTLQTLFMLVAVGVAVYYVATDLGISGSNLFSFVADSDMSQIFFFDDWKSGDHFVKQFISGAFIAIVMTGLDQDMMQKNLTCRNLKDAQKNMFWFTIVLTIVNFVFLVLGLLLTVYAQQNGIDAHKDQLFPTLAAQENVFGTGVAVLFVLGLIAAAYSSADSALTALTTSFSIDILDIEKRYDERKQVRVRKQVHILVSLVLIAVIIIFKYVIADESVIAKLFVFAGYTYGPLLGLYAYGLFTKWKVKDKFVPIVAILTPILGYIISYLSSEYLNFEFGFFILILNGALTYLGLILIRTQKD, from the coding sequence ATGCAACCGTTACACATCTTATTTTTAATACTTGCATATTTTTCACTTCTTATCCTTATTTCACTTTTAACCAACCGGGGCGGTAGTAATGCGGACTTTTTTAAAGCAGGCAAACAATCTCCTTGGTATTTAGTGGCGTTCGGAATGATAGGTGCCTCATTAAGTGGTGTAACCTTTATCTCCGTTCCGGGATGGGTAGAGGCGTCAAAGTTCAGTTATTTTCAAGTTGTTCTGGGTTATGTGGTAGGATATGCCGTAATCGGAACCGTCCTTCTACCTCTTTATTATCGGTTAAACCTTACTTCTATTTATACTTATTTAAATGGCAGGTTCGGCAATGCCTCTTATAAAACGGGGGCATCGTTCTTTTTGTTATCTCGGATTGTGGGCGCGAGCTTTAGGCTTTATCTTATTGCGGTAGTGCTCCAGAACCTGATTTTTGACGATCTGCAGATACCATTTTGGGTAACGGTGACCATCACTATTTTATTGATATGGCTTTATACCTTTAAAAGTGGCATCAAAACTATTGTTTGGACAGATACTCTTCAAACACTTTTTATGCTTGTTGCCGTAGGTGTAGCTGTTTATTACGTAGCTACCGATCTGGGAATTTCGGGAAGCAATCTTTTTAGTTTTGTTGCGGACAGTGATATGAGCCAAATCTTCTTTTTTGACGATTGGAAATCAGGAGATCACTTTGTAAAACAATTTATCAGTGGTGCATTTATTGCCATTGTAATGACGGGTTTGGATCAGGATATGATGCAGAAAAATTTGACATGCCGCAATTTGAAGGATGCTCAAAAGAACATGTTCTGGTTTACCATTGTACTAACTATCGTCAATTTCGTGTTTTTGGTTTTGGGATTATTATTGACAGTTTATGCCCAACAAAACGGAATAGATGCTCATAAAGATCAATTATTCCCAACCCTTGCAGCCCAAGAAAATGTATTCGGAACGGGCGTTGCCGTTTTGTTTGTACTTGGACTTATTGCCGCAGCATATAGTAGTGCCGACAGTGCCCTAACCGCATTAACAACTTCCTTCAGTATCGATATACTGGATATAGAAAAGAGATATGACGAAAGAAAACAGGTCCGCGTGCGTAAGCAAGTCCATATTCTGGTTTCCTTGGTTCTAATTGCAGTGATTATTATATTCAAATATGTAATTGCTGACGAATCGGTAATAGCCAAATTATTTGTGTTTGCTGGTTATACCTATGGACCGTTATTGGGACTTTATGCGTACGGTCTTTTTACCAAATGGAAGGTGAAGGATAAATTTGTACCCATCGTGGCTATACTAACTCCAATACTGGGATATATTATAAGCTATTTGAGTTCAGAATATTTAAACTTCGAATTTGGCTTTTTTATCCTTATTCTCAATGGAGCACTCACCTATTTAGGCCTAATATTGATTCGTACCCAAAAGGACTAG
- a CDS encoding CoA-binding protein — translation MDKKTLVIGASTKEERYSNMAIRRLVKFGHTVEAIGLRSGTVAGINVSTEKEPFEDIDTVTLYLNPKRQGEYYDYILSLNPERVIFNPGTENPEFFKILKQNNIESEIACTLVLLGTNQY, via the coding sequence ATGGACAAGAAAACCCTAGTTATCGGAGCAAGTACAAAAGAAGAGCGATACTCTAATATGGCAATTAGACGTCTAGTAAAATTTGGTCATACAGTAGAAGCAATCGGACTTAGAAGCGGGACTGTGGCCGGAATAAATGTCAGTACAGAAAAGGAACCCTTTGAGGATATTGATACCGTCACGTTATATTTAAATCCAAAAAGACAAGGAGAATATTATGATTATATACTCTCTTTAAATCCCGAGCGCGTTATATTCAATCCCGGAACAGAAAATCCTGAATTTTTTAAAATATTAAAGCAGAATAACATTGAAAGTGAAATTGCGTGTACCCTAGTCCTTTTGGGTACGAATCAATATTAG
- a CDS encoding alpha/beta hydrolase family protein, which produces MKNLLATLLFLLISNAFLAQEKLGYQKPPASILELVEVPLAPAVRIDSKGENVILFYRDPYKSIAELSEEELRLGGLRINPKTNIGSRTTYYNNLKVKKTSDKDPKQVDGLPLNGRYSNFNVAPNEKMMAFLNTTDQQVEIWVLDIEKSVARKLSALEVNANMGDAINWFKDSNNILVKIVPKNRKELINISEAVPEGPTVTVSDGEKAQNRTYQDLLTSPNDEYNFEQLALSEIVKISLDGTTSSFLPTAMYDDLDFSPNGEFVMVNTLKKPFSYIVPYNRFPFQTDVVTKDGKIVKTVNEVPLNEVQPKGFMATRTGKRNLNWRADKPATLYWAEALDQGDPEVTVDFRDAVYELKAPFNGNPNLLLKTINRFSGIIWGSDNLAIASDYWWNTRNTKSYIFNPSNSSQKPKLIFDRNYQDKYNDPGNFVTARNEYGERTLETIKDKAFLMGAGFSERGQFPFIDEFDLKTRKSKRIYESVYTDKLENLNSAIDMKKGKILVRIESQQEYPNYYFRNIFKKNDLTPVTSFENPFKSLQDVHKEVITYKREDGLELEGTLYLPVGYDIKKKEKRPMILWAYPREFKDKNSASQSTANPNEFIYPYWGSPLYWVTQGYVVLDNAAFPIVGEGTAEPNDTFIKQLVGNAKAAIDAVDTLGYIDRDRVAVGGHSYGAFMVANLLSHSNLFAAGIARSGAYNRTLTPFGFQSEERSYWDSPETYYNMSPFMHAEKMKTPLLLIHGEADNNSGTYPMQSERYFNALKGLGATARLVILPKESHGYSAKESILHMLWEQDQWLNEYVKEKK; this is translated from the coding sequence ATGAAAAATCTTTTAGCAACTCTTCTATTCCTTCTTATTTCAAATGCATTCCTAGCTCAGGAAAAATTAGGTTATCAAAAACCTCCGGCATCAATCCTAGAACTTGTTGAGGTTCCATTAGCACCCGCGGTTAGAATTGACAGTAAGGGCGAAAACGTTATTTTATTTTATAGAGACCCGTATAAATCAATCGCGGAACTTTCGGAAGAAGAACTTCGTTTAGGTGGTCTTCGTATCAATCCAAAAACGAATATTGGAAGTAGAACGACTTATTATAACAACCTAAAAGTTAAAAAAACCAGTGATAAGGACCCAAAGCAAGTAGACGGTCTTCCCTTAAACGGTCGATATTCAAACTTTAATGTAGCACCAAACGAGAAAATGATGGCCTTTTTAAATACTACCGACCAACAGGTCGAAATCTGGGTGCTGGATATCGAAAAGTCTGTGGCAAGAAAACTCAGTGCACTTGAGGTGAACGCAAATATGGGTGATGCCATCAATTGGTTTAAGGATAGCAATAATATCTTGGTAAAGATTGTTCCGAAAAATAGGAAAGAGCTGATAAATATTTCAGAAGCCGTTCCCGAAGGACCAACCGTCACGGTTAGTGACGGTGAGAAAGCGCAAAATCGCACTTATCAGGATTTGCTTACCAGCCCCAATGACGAATACAATTTTGAGCAGCTCGCGCTTTCTGAAATAGTCAAAATATCGTTGGATGGAACTACAAGCAGCTTTCTTCCCACCGCAATGTATGACGATTTGGATTTCTCCCCAAATGGCGAATTTGTAATGGTCAATACCCTAAAAAAACCCTTCTCCTATATAGTTCCATACAATAGATTTCCATTTCAAACCGATGTTGTCACCAAGGATGGAAAAATAGTCAAAACCGTGAACGAAGTACCTTTAAATGAAGTTCAGCCTAAAGGTTTTATGGCAACCCGTACGGGAAAAAGAAACTTAAATTGGCGTGCCGATAAGCCAGCAACTCTATATTGGGCCGAAGCCTTGGATCAAGGCGATCCAGAGGTAACCGTTGATTTTCGCGATGCGGTTTATGAACTAAAAGCACCTTTTAACGGCAATCCTAATCTGTTGCTAAAAACTATAAATCGTTTTTCCGGCATAATCTGGGGTAGCGACAATCTTGCTATCGCTTCGGATTATTGGTGGAATACAAGAAATACAAAATCCTATATCTTCAACCCATCCAACTCTTCCCAAAAACCCAAACTTATTTTTGATAGAAACTATCAGGATAAATACAATGATCCGGGAAATTTTGTCACTGCCCGAAACGAATATGGCGAGAGAACTCTGGAAACCATCAAAGACAAGGCATTCCTTATGGGAGCGGGTTTTTCTGAAAGAGGTCAATTCCCGTTTATTGATGAATTCGATTTAAAAACTAGAAAGTCCAAAAGGATCTATGAATCTGTTTATACTGATAAACTTGAAAACCTAAATTCAGCTATAGATATGAAGAAGGGGAAAATTCTAGTTCGAATAGAATCGCAACAGGAATATCCCAATTATTATTTCCGGAACATTTTCAAAAAAAATGACTTAACTCCGGTAACTTCATTTGAAAATCCCTTTAAAAGTTTACAGGATGTCCATAAAGAAGTTATAACATATAAGCGCGAAGATGGACTGGAATTGGAAGGAACACTTTATTTACCAGTTGGCTACGATATCAAAAAGAAGGAAAAAAGGCCAATGATACTATGGGCATATCCGCGGGAGTTTAAAGATAAAAACAGTGCTTCCCAGAGCACAGCCAATCCCAATGAATTTATATATCCTTATTGGGGCAGTCCGTTATATTGGGTTACCCAGGGTTACGTTGTTCTCGATAATGCCGCTTTCCCGATTGTGGGCGAAGGCACCGCAGAACCCAACGATACCTTTATAAAGCAATTGGTAGGAAATGCAAAGGCAGCCATTGATGCCGTGGATACTTTGGGTTATATTGACCGCGACAGAGTGGCTGTTGGAGGACACTCCTATGGTGCTTTTATGGTGGCAAATCTGTTAAGTCATTCCAACCTTTTTGCGGCGGGAATCGCCCGAAGTGGTGCCTACAACCGGACACTCACCCCATTCGGATTTCAAAGTGAAGAACGAAGTTATTGGGATTCTCCAGAAACCTATTACAATATGTCGCCGTTTATGCATGCAGAAAAGATGAAAACTCCATTACTATTAATACATGGTGAGGCGGATAATAACTCTGGCACCTATCCTATGCAGAGTGAGCGTTACTTTAATGCCTTAAAAGGTTTGGGAGCAACGGCCAGGCTGGTCATACTTCCAAAAGAAAGTCATGGTTATAGTGCTAAAGAAAGCATCTTACATATGCTCTGGGAACAGGATCAATGGTTAAATGAATATGTAAAGGAAAAAAAATAA
- the htpG gene encoding molecular chaperone HtpG: MSKGTINVSVDNIFPLIKKFLYSDHEIFLRELISNATDATLKLKHLTNIGEANGVEYGNPIIEVKLDKKKKELRIIDQGIGMTEEEVKKYINEIAFSGAEEFIEKYKDKDGKDAGIIGHFGLGFYSAFMVAKKVEIITKSYKDEPAVHWECDGSPEFTLTKSDKKDRGTEIILHIADDSTEFLEESRIRELLVKYNKFMPIPIKFGTRTETLPKPEDAKEDEAAPTKEVDNIINNPNPAWTKQPTELEDKDYKQFYRELYPMQFEEPLFHIHLNVDYPFNLTGILYFPKMSNDMSIQKDKIQLYQNQVFVTDNVEGIVPEFLTMLRGVIDSPDIPLNVSRSYLQADGAVKKISSYITRKVADKLKSLFNKDRENFEKKWNDIKIVIEYGMLTEDKFFEKAQDFALYPTVDGKYYTLSELKEKIKDLQTDKDGNLVVVYASNKEEQHSYIETAKEKGYEILLLDSPIITHLLQKVESESDKISFVRVDSDHIDNLIKKDDEQISKLSDEEKESLKTFLDEVVPKEKFSVQLEALDSNASPFIITEPEFMRRMKDMQKTGGGGMFGMGGFPEMYNLIVNTNHELVGEILNTKTQKKKERLVSQALDLARLSKNLLKGEELTAFIKRSYEMIK, encoded by the coding sequence ATGAGCAAAGGAACGATTAATGTATCAGTGGATAATATTTTCCCTCTGATTAAGAAATTTTTATACAGTGACCACGAGATTTTTCTCCGCGAGTTGATTTCAAATGCTACCGATGCCACCTTAAAATTGAAACATCTTACCAACATAGGTGAGGCCAACGGTGTAGAATATGGCAATCCAATTATCGAAGTAAAATTAGACAAAAAGAAAAAAGAGCTTCGCATTATTGATCAAGGTATTGGAATGACCGAGGAAGAGGTAAAGAAATACATCAACGAAATTGCCTTTTCTGGAGCCGAGGAATTTATTGAAAAATATAAGGATAAGGACGGGAAAGACGCCGGCATCATTGGCCATTTTGGACTTGGTTTTTATTCGGCATTTATGGTGGCGAAAAAAGTAGAAATTATTACCAAGAGTTATAAGGATGAACCAGCTGTACATTGGGAGTGTGATGGCTCTCCTGAATTTACTCTCACAAAATCCGACAAAAAAGATCGAGGAACTGAAATTATCCTTCATATCGCTGACGACTCCACCGAATTTCTGGAAGAATCACGAATTCGCGAACTATTGGTAAAGTACAACAAGTTTATGCCCATTCCTATTAAGTTCGGTACACGTACGGAAACCCTTCCAAAACCAGAAGACGCTAAGGAAGATGAGGCTGCTCCCACAAAAGAGGTTGACAATATAATAAACAACCCTAATCCCGCTTGGACTAAACAACCAACAGAGCTGGAAGACAAGGATTACAAACAATTTTATCGCGAACTGTATCCTATGCAGTTTGAGGAACCTCTCTTTCATATTCATTTAAATGTAGATTATCCTTTCAATCTTACGGGAATTCTTTATTTCCCGAAGATGTCCAACGATATGAGCATTCAAAAAGACAAAATTCAGCTTTATCAAAACCAAGTTTTTGTGACGGATAATGTTGAAGGAATTGTTCCAGAATTTTTGACAATGTTGCGCGGGGTGATTGATAGCCCGGATATTCCATTGAATGTTTCACGAAGCTATCTTCAGGCCGACGGCGCGGTTAAGAAGATTTCCAGTTACATTACCAGAAAAGTAGCCGACAAACTGAAAAGTCTTTTCAACAAGGATCGAGAAAACTTTGAAAAGAAATGGAACGACATAAAAATCGTTATCGAGTATGGAATGTTGACGGAAGATAAATTCTTTGAAAAAGCACAGGATTTCGCTCTCTATCCTACTGTTGATGGCAAATATTACACACTTTCTGAACTAAAGGAAAAAATTAAGGATCTCCAAACGGACAAGGACGGCAATCTTGTTGTAGTTTATGCGTCCAATAAAGAAGAGCAACATTCCTACATAGAAACCGCAAAGGAAAAAGGATACGAGATCCTATTATTGGATTCCCCAATTATAACGCATCTTCTTCAAAAGGTAGAAAGTGAATCAGATAAAATCTCTTTCGTTAGAGTTGATAGTGATCACATAGACAACTTGATTAAGAAAGACGATGAACAAATCTCTAAACTTTCAGATGAAGAAAAGGAATCTCTTAAAACCTTTTTGGATGAAGTTGTTCCAAAGGAAAAATTCAGTGTACAACTAGAAGCTTTGGACAGCAATGCCAGTCCATTCATAATTACTGAACCCGAATTTATGCGTCGTATGAAAGATATGCAGAAAACCGGCGGCGGTGGAATGTTCGGCATGGGTGGCTTTCCCGAAATGTACAATTTGATTGTAAACACAAACCACGAATTGGTAGGTGAGATCCTCAACACCAAAACCCAGAAGAAAAAAGAACGTTTGGTGAGCCAGGCGCTGGATTTGGCACGTTTGAGCAAGAACCTTCTTAAAGGTGAAGAGCTTACCGCTTTTATCAAAAGAAGTTATGAGATGATTAAATAA
- a CDS encoding T9SS type A sorting domain-containing protein, with the protein MNDLRLKFLCIFSFLFSIHLGYSQEYLRMIDAGTYTVDEIISNAEAYFANRDKGRGTGYKPYKRWEYNALRMVKEDGYLPRVEERLGELQRWNAAMNENAANRVVLPDSWEDLGPSSWNATSGWNPGVGRITGLSFENGNDNHIIIGANTGGVWRTTDGAQTWTHLTDYFSHLSVYSVAIDPTNANNYFFGSVEGKIFKSTDSGATWNLMGSAGNSIINKIVINPNNTNMIFATSENSGIYRSVNGGTSWVKVVSDNNGYDVEFKPGDLSVVYASGSGFHKSTDGGETFTTISGFSNGPKMIGVTPDDAELVYVLEAAGSRFGGLYTSENEGNNFTKLNHGNLNFFGYSTIGEDNNGQAPRDMAIAVNPTNANEVHIAGILTWRSMDRGVNFTITSDWIPANAANANIGYCHADVDDLVFNGTSLYAVTDGGVFRAGNTGTISANYFEDLTTGLSIRQFYKIGVSQTQEVIISGGSQDNGTSFYKETTGWKDWLGADGMETFIDKTNSNMFFGTSQFGTLYRSTNGGNSYFGINSPGNGSGNWVTPFEQDPVQPNTIYVGYNRVYKSANNGITWNSISQVFTNNLDNLKIAPSNNQIMYANVGLELYRTENGGSSEWTRVTTPGGRINFIAIHPTNPNKIAVATTIYQRVQVSEDGGQTWTSYRKNLPNFSALCLVWDDNGQDGLYLGMDYGIYYIDNTFTDWQPYSNMLPNVMINELEINQQTRMLYAGTYGRGLWASPLVEETVGIEEMVFNNKVGIYPNPASSEVVITSPISTEGSIKVFDITGKLLIYEHNVVLSNTFTLDISSLPIGVYFIRLNTSEGMATKKLLKK; encoded by the coding sequence ATGAATGATTTAAGATTAAAATTTCTCTGTATTTTCAGTTTTCTGTTTTCCATTCATCTGGGATACTCCCAAGAATATTTACGGATGATAGACGCGGGAACCTATACTGTCGACGAAATTATAAGCAACGCCGAAGCCTATTTTGCAAATAGGGACAAAGGTAGAGGTACTGGATACAAACCCTATAAAAGATGGGAATACAATGCTTTAAGAATGGTAAAAGAAGACGGCTACCTTCCAAGAGTTGAAGAACGTTTGGGCGAATTGCAACGTTGGAATGCCGCTATGAATGAAAATGCCGCCAATAGAGTAGTACTGCCAGACAGTTGGGAAGATCTTGGCCCTAGTTCCTGGAATGCCACCTCTGGATGGAATCCAGGCGTGGGAAGGATTACGGGATTATCATTTGAAAATGGAAACGACAACCATATAATTATTGGAGCCAATACCGGAGGAGTCTGGCGAACAACGGATGGTGCCCAAACGTGGACGCATTTAACCGACTATTTTTCGCACCTTTCTGTTTATTCCGTTGCGATTGATCCTACTAATGCGAACAATTATTTTTTTGGTTCTGTTGAGGGAAAAATCTTTAAATCTACAGATTCAGGTGCCACCTGGAATCTTATGGGCTCGGCAGGGAACAGCATTATAAACAAAATAGTAATCAACCCCAACAACACAAATATGATTTTTGCCACTTCAGAAAATTCTGGGATATATCGATCTGTAAATGGTGGCACTTCTTGGGTAAAGGTAGTTAGTGACAATAATGGATATGATGTGGAATTTAAGCCCGGCGATCTTTCTGTGGTTTATGCTTCGGGGTCCGGATTTCACAAATCTACCGATGGGGGTGAAACCTTTACCACAATTTCAGGGTTTTCCAATGGGCCTAAGATGATAGGGGTTACACCCGATGATGCCGAACTTGTTTATGTATTGGAAGCAGCCGGAAGTAGGTTCGGTGGTCTCTACACATCAGAAAATGAGGGCAATAATTTCACCAAGTTGAACCATGGAAACCTCAACTTTTTTGGATATAGTACCATCGGGGAGGATAATAATGGGCAGGCTCCTAGAGATATGGCGATAGCCGTAAATCCCACAAATGCCAATGAAGTCCATATTGCCGGAATCCTCACTTGGCGTTCTATGGACCGGGGTGTAAATTTTACAATTACTTCAGACTGGATTCCTGCAAATGCCGCCAATGCTAATATTGGTTATTGCCATGCAGATGTGGACGATTTGGTATTCAATGGCACCTCTCTTTATGCTGTTACGGATGGAGGCGTGTTTAGGGCTGGAAATACTGGAACTATAAGTGCCAATTATTTTGAAGATCTTACTACTGGGTTGAGTATTCGTCAGTTTTATAAAATAGGGGTTTCCCAAACCCAAGAGGTGATAATCTCTGGGGGTTCGCAGGACAATGGCACCTCTTTTTATAAAGAAACCACCGGTTGGAAGGATTGGTTGGGGGCAGATGGTATGGAAACCTTTATAGACAAGACCAACAGCAATATGTTTTTTGGGACCTCTCAATTTGGAACATTATATCGCTCTACCAACGGAGGCAATTCCTATTTCGGTATTAATTCTCCAGGCAATGGAAGTGGAAATTGGGTAACTCCGTTTGAACAAGACCCAGTGCAGCCTAATACAATTTATGTGGGCTACAATAGAGTTTACAAATCTGCAAATAATGGTATAACGTGGAATTCAATTTCACAGGTTTTTACCAATAATCTGGATAATTTAAAGATTGCTCCATCAAACAACCAGATTATGTATGCCAATGTTGGGTTAGAGCTGTATAGAACAGAAAATGGGGGAAGTTCGGAATGGACGAGAGTTACCACTCCAGGTGGTCGAATTAATTTTATAGCCATCCATCCAACAAATCCCAATAAAATCGCAGTTGCTACAACAATTTACCAACGTGTTCAGGTATCTGAGGATGGTGGGCAGACTTGGACTTCTTATAGAAAGAATCTTCCCAATTTCAGCGCTTTATGCCTGGTATGGGATGATAATGGACAGGATGGTCTTTACCTAGGAATGGATTACGGGATTTACTATATAGACAATACTTTTACAGACTGGCAGCCCTATAGCAATATGCTGCCAAACGTGATGATAAATGAATTGGAGATAAACCAACAAACACGAATGCTCTATGCCGGAACTTACGGACGTGGACTGTGGGCTTCTCCCTTAGTTGAAGAAACAGTAGGTATCGAAGAAATGGTGTTTAATAATAAAGTAGGGATTTATCCCAACCCGGCTTCTTCAGAAGTGGTAATAACTTCTCCAATTTCAACCGAAGGATCCATTAAGGTCTTTGATATCACAGGAAAATTGCTCATTTATGAACATAATGTAGTATTATCAAATACTTTTACACTTGATATCTCCTCATTACCAATTGGTGTTTATTTTATTCGATTGAATACTTCGGAAGGAATGGCAACAAAAAAATTATTGAAAAAATAA
- a CDS encoding 3-oxoacyl-ACP synthase III family protein: MYSSKITGLGYYVPENVVTNDDLAKLMDTNDAWIQERTGIKERRHIKKGDGNSTSIMGAKASRIALDRAELSPDDIDMIVFATLSPDMYFPGGGVEVQEMLGMRTVPALDVRNQCSGFIYAISVADQFVKTGMYKHILVIGSENHSGGLDFSDRGRSVSVIFGDGAGAAIVSRNESGEGGILSTHLHSEGKHKDELSLKGPSTGYWVPQIIAENPQEDIPYYPYMNGQFVFKHAIVRFAEVIQEGLESNDLEVGDIDMLIPHQANLRISQFIQHKLKLEDDKVFNNIQKYGNTTAASIPIALTEAWEMGKIKKGDLVVLAAFGSGFTWGSAIIRW, from the coding sequence ATGTATAGTTCGAAAATTACGGGATTGGGATATTATGTTCCTGAAAATGTGGTCACAAATGATGACCTAGCAAAATTAATGGACACAAATGATGCTTGGATTCAAGAGAGAACTGGAATAAAGGAGCGGAGACATATAAAGAAGGGCGATGGAAATTCCACCTCGATAATGGGTGCCAAAGCTTCACGAATTGCCTTGGACCGTGCTGAGCTTTCCCCAGATGACATAGATATGATTGTGTTTGCGACTCTTAGCCCAGATATGTACTTTCCTGGTGGCGGAGTAGAGGTTCAGGAAATGTTGGGTATGCGTACCGTGCCCGCATTAGATGTTAGAAACCAGTGCAGCGGCTTTATATATGCAATTTCCGTAGCGGATCAATTTGTAAAAACTGGAATGTATAAACACATTTTAGTAATCGGGAGTGAAAACCACAGCGGAGGTCTTGATTTTTCTGATCGTGGGCGTTCTGTTTCGGTTATTTTCGGAGATGGGGCAGGAGCTGCGATTGTTTCTAGAAATGAATCTGGAGAAGGTGGAATTCTATCTACCCATCTTCACAGTGAAGGGAAACACAAGGATGAACTTTCCTTAAAAGGTCCGAGCACCGGTTATTGGGTTCCTCAGATAATAGCAGAAAATCCACAGGAGGATATTCCTTATTATCCTTATATGAACGGTCAATTTGTTTTTAAGCATGCTATTGTACGATTTGCCGAAGTAATTCAAGAAGGGTTGGAGTCAAATGATCTTGAGGTAGGAGATATAGATATGTTGATCCCACACCAGGCTAATCTTCGCATTTCGCAATTTATTCAGCATAAACTAAAACTTGAAGACGATAAGGTTTTCAACAATATTCAAAAGTACGGAAATACTACAGCCGCTTCTATTCCTATTGCTTTGACAGAAGCTTGGGAAATGGGCAAAATAAAGAAGGGAGATTTAGTCGTACTGGCGGCTTTTGGAAGTGGTTTTACCTGGGGAAGTGCGATTATCAGATGGTAG
- a CDS encoding TetR family transcriptional regulator C-terminal domain-containing protein encodes MHSSEKRTSKGSTIILSSKSLISLYVEQVLNQKEIPSRVHQFCYDHKINEAEFYAFFGSFEGIQLEIWNVFFKETMDLLETDPALSTYSDREKTIAFFHSFFQILAQHRDYILFALREYKEDLRDVRQLKSLRMHLKSFAEKLVRAEGNDQNQKDPRMSGTIFAEGFWLQTLFLLKYWMNDDSKDYTNTLNAIENSVHAIFDVFRSSPSEGVLDFGSLPWKKTGA; translated from the coding sequence ATGCACTCCTCAGAAAAACGAACATCAAAAGGTTCGACGATAATCCTTTCCAGTAAATCGTTAATCTCCCTTTACGTGGAGCAAGTTTTGAACCAAAAAGAAATCCCTTCCCGTGTCCACCAGTTTTGTTATGACCACAAGATTAATGAAGCCGAATTTTATGCTTTCTTCGGTTCCTTTGAAGGTATCCAATTGGAAATTTGGAATGTATTTTTCAAAGAAACTATGGATCTGTTGGAAACTGATCCGGCCTTATCTACCTATTCAGATAGAGAGAAAACAATTGCTTTCTTCCATAGTTTCTTTCAAATACTTGCCCAGCATAGAGATTATATTCTTTTTGCCTTGCGAGAATACAAAGAAGATTTAAGAGATGTGAGACAATTGAAAAGTCTGCGCATGCACCTAAAATCTTTTGCAGAAAAGTTGGTAAGGGCAGAGGGTAATGATCAAAATCAAAAAGATCCAAGAATGTCGGGAACAATTTTTGCAGAAGGTTTTTGGCTTCAAACTCTTTTCTTGCTAAAATACTGGATGAACGACGATTCAAAAGATTATACCAATACCCTAAATGCTATTGAAAACTCCGTTCACGCTATTTTTGATGTATTCCGAAGTAGTCCTTCAGAAGGCGTTCTCGATTTCGGGAGTTTACCTTGGAAGAAAACGGGAGCTTGA